The following are encoded together in the Candidatus Hydrogenedentota bacterium genome:
- a CDS encoding glycoside hydrolase family 31 protein: protein MLLGAAAVLLSLFIYFFILLPVWGIPFNAQRRTQVPLTPAWALEPWIWEDDHVTGAFTQELVDGYLEHDFPVGAILIDSPWSLRYNDFKVDEERFPNPEQLIKGFKDRGLRVVLWMTCFVNSESDDTAIRNSQDWYQEARDKGYLTRSNYLQSWWKGKGGLVDYTNPEAMAWWRGMQQQVFDWGLDGWKLDGTATYFSSKAGPIYMPYAKTHGGWMTMRGYMDHYYRDEYRHGLTQNPEFVTMGRAIDSVLPFGHPEGFAPLDASPLNWVGDNTHTWEYESRGIERALHCILRSAKLGYNVVGSDIAGYHGKEPIPANLYIRWTQFSTFCGFFLNGGHGERRMWVRSPQELELVREFSWLHSELVPYMYSHVVEAHRGGPVLMRPLKKGKYHYLFGDDLFVAPVYRDSEAVEVSLPAGRWRYWFNDGEVVEGPNTFTKNFPLSEYPVYVRDGAIIPMNIRREYTGIGGRDWEGLLTLNLYPHGESRFTVHHTDNTGELSVTMVQNQAVTVKLEGVAKPHLLRIFDDSKPGSVMRDGLPLAEGSDWSYDAADRRVIIKTPAAVNGEYTIQ, encoded by the coding sequence ATGCTGTTGGGGGCCGCGGCGGTGCTGCTGTCGCTTTTCATTTACTTCTTCATCCTGCTTCCCGTATGGGGCATTCCCTTCAACGCGCAGCGCCGGACCCAGGTGCCCCTCACCCCCGCATGGGCGCTGGAACCCTGGATTTGGGAGGATGACCATGTCACGGGCGCGTTCACGCAGGAGCTTGTGGACGGGTATCTGGAGCATGACTTCCCCGTCGGCGCCATTTTGATTGACAGCCCGTGGTCCCTGCGGTACAACGACTTCAAGGTGGACGAGGAGCGCTTCCCAAATCCGGAGCAGCTCATCAAGGGCTTCAAGGACCGGGGTCTGCGCGTGGTCCTGTGGATGACCTGCTTTGTCAACAGCGAGAGCGACGACACGGCCATCAGGAACTCCCAGGACTGGTATCAGGAGGCGCGGGACAAGGGCTACCTCACACGGAGCAACTATTTGCAGTCCTGGTGGAAAGGCAAGGGGGGGCTGGTTGACTACACCAACCCCGAGGCGATGGCGTGGTGGCGCGGCATGCAGCAGCAGGTCTTTGACTGGGGGCTGGACGGGTGGAAGCTGGACGGCACGGCCACCTATTTCTCCTCGAAGGCCGGCCCGATTTACATGCCCTACGCAAAGACGCACGGCGGCTGGATGACCATGCGCGGGTACATGGACCACTATTACCGCGACGAGTATCGGCACGGCCTCACGCAGAACCCCGAGTTTGTCACCATGGGCCGCGCCATTGACAGCGTGCTGCCCTTCGGCCATCCCGAGGGCTTTGCGCCCCTGGACGCCTCGCCGCTGAACTGGGTGGGCGACAACACGCACACCTGGGAGTATGAAAGCCGGGGTATCGAGCGGGCGCTGCACTGCATCCTGCGCAGCGCGAAGCTGGGCTACAACGTGGTCGGCTCCGACATCGCGGGCTACCACGGCAAAGAGCCCATCCCCGCGAACCTCTACATCCGCTGGACCCAGTTCTCGACTTTCTGCGGCTTCTTCCTCAACGGCGGCCACGGCGAGCGCCGCATGTGGGTGCGGTCCCCCCAGGAGCTTGAACTGGTCCGCGAGTTCTCGTGGCTCCACTCGGAACTGGTCCCCTACATGTACAGCCATGTGGTGGAGGCGCACCGGGGCGGCCCCGTGCTCATGCGCCCGCTGAAAAAGGGAAAGTACCACTACCTCTTCGGCGACGACCTTTTTGTCGCGCCGGTCTACAGGGACTCGGAGGCGGTGGAGGTCAGCCTGCCCGCCGGGCGCTGGCGTTACTGGTTCAACGACGGCGAGGTGGTCGAGGGGCCCAACACCTTCACAAAGAACTTTCCGCTCAGCGAGTACCCCGTGTATGTGCGCGACGGCGCGATCATTCCGATGAACATCCGCCGCGAATACACCGGCATCGGGGGCCGGGACTGGGAGGGCCTGCTGACCCTGAACCTCTACCCCCACGGGGAGAGCCGGTTCACCGTCCACCACACGGACAACACGGGCGAGTTGAGCGTCACCATGGTCCAGAACCAGGCGGTCACGGTGAAACTGGAGGGCGTGGCCAAACCGCACCTCCTCCGGATTTTCGATGACAGCAAACCCGGCTCGGTC
- a CDS encoding glycosyltransferase family 39 protein has protein sequence MSRSTAAPILLLLLAAVLFGINLGTHGLWPADEPRYAQVAREMMWSGDYLAPRVNGEGYLEKPPLLFWSMALFSLPVGDVTPVTARIPSFLSALLTVFLTWLLAKRMFGDRVAFWSAIVLMTGYRFWWQASFAQIDMLLTGCMTVALYHLWQWEGDRKGWRLPVIYGAMAAGMLAKGPPALIFPLLLVFSFYWRKKDDRKALHWVIGCAAAMLVVALWYVPARFALAGAGEQAVSEGIGGNLIRNTVGRMVMGVSKAQWPWYYLFQTPLDWLPWALFLPWVAVRTWKQRHNDKMRHFLWCWTFPAFIFFSISIGKRAIYLLPLFPAIAIFVALAVIELMDSDRVVWRRRTGLVWAGFLLLLGLVPHALPFTEYRDVYTLRVALFALMILFLGGYALRRALVTDGRALHGLIASQMALLLAGASVAVFPSMDPYKSASIICAPVRALAEKDADFDLYSLGFSREQYIYYSKHFHEPVLTDLVGRAEIPPDELMAAAKKQSHARKTITKAVEKVPVADLEAITPAERAALAAAMHRALEEEEAELTGVLKFEDDLRAELDAFAKRFGGEHPAFVYVQYEDWRWVMPLLPEGLAYHVLSQRSVGRREALLLANTAGVALLDRMNVSR, from the coding sequence ATGAGCCGTTCAACTGCCGCGCCCATCCTGCTGCTGCTTTTGGCCGCAGTGCTGTTCGGAATCAACCTCGGCACCCACGGTCTGTGGCCCGCCGACGAGCCGCGCTACGCGCAGGTGGCCCGCGAGATGATGTGGTCCGGGGACTATCTCGCGCCGCGCGTGAATGGCGAGGGCTACTTGGAAAAGCCGCCCCTGCTCTTCTGGTCCATGGCGCTGTTCTCCCTGCCCGTCGGGGACGTGACACCCGTCACGGCCCGCATCCCCTCTTTCCTGTCCGCACTGCTCACGGTCTTTCTCACCTGGCTGCTTGCCAAACGCATGTTCGGGGACCGGGTGGCGTTCTGGTCCGCCATTGTGCTCATGACCGGCTACCGGTTCTGGTGGCAGGCGAGTTTTGCCCAGATAGACATGCTGCTCACGGGCTGCATGACCGTCGCCCTGTACCATCTCTGGCAGTGGGAGGGGGACCGGAAAGGGTGGCGGCTGCCGGTCATCTACGGTGCCATGGCGGCGGGCATGCTGGCCAAAGGACCGCCCGCGCTGATATTCCCCCTGCTGCTGGTCTTTTCGTTCTATTGGCGAAAGAAGGACGACCGGAAGGCGCTCCACTGGGTGATTGGTTGCGCCGCCGCCATGCTGGTGGTGGCCCTGTGGTACGTCCCCGCGCGGTTCGCCCTGGCCGGGGCGGGCGAGCAGGCCGTGTCCGAAGGCATCGGCGGCAACCTCATCCGGAACACCGTGGGCCGCATGGTCATGGGCGTGAGCAAGGCGCAGTGGCCCTGGTATTACCTGTTCCAGACCCCCCTCGACTGGCTGCCCTGGGCGCTCTTTCTGCCCTGGGTGGCGGTCCGCACATGGAAACAGCGGCACAACGACAAGATGCGCCATTTCTTGTGGTGCTGGACTTTTCCGGCGTTCATCTTCTTCTCCATCAGCATCGGAAAGCGCGCCATCTACCTGCTGCCCCTCTTTCCGGCCATTGCCATATTCGTGGCGCTGGCGGTGATTGAACTGATGGACAGCGACCGGGTGGTCTGGCGGCGGCGCACCGGGCTGGTCTGGGCGGGATTCCTGCTACTGCTGGGCCTGGTGCCGCACGCGCTGCCGTTCACGGAGTACAGGGATGTCTACACCCTCCGGGTGGCGCTGTTCGCCCTGATGATCCTGTTCCTGGGCGGTTATGCGCTCCGCCGTGCGCTGGTGACGGACGGGCGCGCCCTGCACGGGCTGATTGCCTCGCAGATGGCGTTGCTGCTGGCCGGGGCCTCCGTTGCGGTTTTCCCGTCCATGGACCCCTACAAGTCCGCCTCGATTATCTGCGCGCCCGTGCGCGCCCTGGCTGAAAAGGACGCGGATTTCGACCTGTACTCGCTGGGTTTCTCCCGCGAGCAGTACATTTACTACAGCAAACACTTCCACGAGCCGGTGCTAACGGACCTGGTGGGGCGCGCCGAAATTCCACCGGACGAGCTGATGGCCGCCGCGAAAAAGCAGAGCCACGCACGCAAAACCATTACGAAGGCGGTCGAGAAAGTGCCCGTGGCGGACTTGGAAGCCATCACACCGGCGGAACGGGCCGCGCTGGCGGCGGCCATGCACCGGGCTCTGGAGGAGGAGGAAGCCGAACTGACCGGGGTGCTGAAGTTTGAGGACGACCTGCGCGCCGAGTTGGACGCCTTTGCAAAACGTTTCGGCGGCGAACACCCGGCGTTTGTGTATGTGCAGTACGAGGACTGGCGGTGGGTCATGCCGCTGCTGCCGGAGGGCTTGGCGTACCATGTCCTTTCTCAGCGGAGTGTGGGGCGCCGCGAGGCGCTGCTGCTGGCGAACACCGCCGGAGTGGCCCTGCTTGACCGGATGAATGTTTCCCGGTAA
- a CDS encoding phosphatase PAP2 family protein, with the protein MKLKLTVPLFIVLLAIVSEYSGLDVALSRPFFDPATNTWPLKSNFITAGVLHNGAKDAVVYVMLGVLLLLVLSFFVKRLRPFRKGSAYMIFGSLLGPAVVGVLKSTTRIYTPWDLAMFGGDKPHVRIFDAAPAGLPVGNAFPGGHSSGGFAFLSLYFLLSVYCPRYRYYGLAFGLLLGSVFAATQEVRGAHFLSHDLFSMVICWYCALAVHWLMFRKEMSGMALTDTKTADAPQQ; encoded by the coding sequence GTGAAACTTAAGCTGACAGTTCCGCTGTTCATAGTGCTTCTGGCCATCGTCTCCGAGTATTCCGGGCTTGACGTGGCCCTTTCCAGGCCCTTCTTTGATCCCGCCACGAACACCTGGCCCCTCAAGTCCAATTTCATCACCGCCGGGGTGCTGCACAATGGCGCGAAGGATGCGGTGGTGTATGTGATGCTGGGGGTTCTTCTCCTGCTGGTCCTGTCTTTTTTTGTAAAGCGGCTGCGCCCCTTCCGCAAGGGTTCAGCCTACATGATTTTCGGCAGCCTGCTTGGCCCCGCCGTTGTGGGCGTGCTGAAAAGCACCACCCGCATCTACACCCCCTGGGACCTGGCCATGTTCGGGGGGGACAAGCCCCATGTCCGGATTTTTGACGCGGCGCCTGCGGGCCTCCCCGTTGGGAACGCCTTTCCCGGCGGCCATTCCTCTGGCGGGTTTGCCTTCCTCAGCCTGTATTTCCTGCTGTCGGTGTACTGTCCCCGGTACCGGTATTATGGTCTGGCATTCGGTCTTCTGCTGGGTTCCGTGTTCGCCGCCACCCAGGAGGTCCGCGGCGCCCACTTTTTGAGCCATGACCTGTTCTCGATGGTCATCTGCTGGTACTGCGCACTGGCCGTGCATTGGCTGATGTTCAGAAAGGAAATGTCCGGCATGGCCTTGACGGACACAAAGACGGCCGACGCGCCGCAGCAATAA
- the lpdA gene encoding dihydrolipoyl dehydrogenase: MAEMLSTQVAVVGGGPGGYAAAFHAADLGLEVTLIDVEANPGGTCLYRGCIPSKALLHVAKLVNDAREAEEWGLKFGEPVMDLDRVRQKTRAVVAQMTGGLGQLCRARNLRYLQARASFIDANTLAVFHQDGREDVLKARDVIIASGSRPALFGPLIDSPRLMNSTSALQMEDIPENLLVIGGGYIGLELGTVYASLGSKVTVVEMADGLLAGADRDLVKPLAARLGSLMHEIMLGTRVVEMKEQKNGIKVTFEGAAVKNPSRVFDKVLICVGRKPNSSGLNLKSTKVGVDKRGFIQVDAQLRTAEPNIFAIGDVAGEPMLAHKASAEGRVAAEVAAGKNAAFEPMAIPAVVFTDPEIAWCGLTETLAEKEGRPVKVTRFPWTASGRASTLSRSDGLTKLLTDPDTNQILGMGIAGSGAGELIAEGVLAIEMGAVASDLDMTIHPHPTLSETVMESAAALFGLSTHIYRPRRADAGA; the protein is encoded by the coding sequence ATGGCAGAGATGTTGAGCACCCAGGTGGCGGTGGTGGGCGGCGGGCCCGGCGGCTATGCGGCGGCCTTTCATGCGGCGGACCTGGGGTTGGAGGTGACCCTTATTGATGTTGAGGCCAACCCCGGCGGCACCTGCCTTTACCGGGGGTGCATCCCCTCGAAAGCGCTGCTCCACGTCGCCAAACTCGTCAATGACGCGCGCGAGGCGGAGGAGTGGGGCCTGAAATTCGGCGAGCCCGTCATGGACCTGGACCGTGTGCGGCAGAAGACGCGCGCCGTGGTCGCCCAGATGACCGGCGGCCTGGGGCAACTGTGCAGGGCGCGCAATCTCCGCTATCTTCAGGCGCGGGCCAGTTTCATTGACGCCAACACCCTCGCCGTGTTCCATCAAGACGGCAGGGAGGATGTGCTGAAGGCGCGGGATGTCATCATCGCCTCGGGTTCCCGTCCGGCCCTGTTCGGCCCCCTCATTGACTCGCCCCGCCTCATGAACTCCACCAGCGCCCTGCAGATGGAGGACATTCCGGAGAACCTCCTGGTCATCGGCGGCGGGTATATCGGCCTCGAACTGGGCACGGTCTACGCCTCGCTCGGCTCGAAGGTCACCGTGGTGGAGATGGCGGACGGGCTGCTGGCCGGCGCGGACCGCGACCTGGTGAAGCCCCTCGCGGCGCGGCTCGGGAGCCTCATGCACGAAATCATGCTCGGCACGCGGGTCGTGGAGATGAAGGAGCAGAAAAACGGCATCAAGGTGACTTTCGAGGGCGCCGCCGTCAAGAACCCGTCGCGCGTGTTTGACAAGGTGCTCATCTGCGTGGGGCGCAAGCCCAACTCGAGCGGGCTGAACCTGAAATCCACGAAAGTGGGTGTGGACAAGCGGGGCTTCATCCAGGTGGACGCCCAGCTCCGGACCGCCGAACCGAACATCTTCGCCATCGGCGACGTGGCGGGAGAGCCCATGCTGGCCCACAAGGCGTCGGCCGAGGGGCGTGTCGCCGCCGAGGTGGCCGCCGGAAAGAACGCCGCCTTCGAGCCCATGGCCATTCCCGCCGTGGTCTTTACGGACCCCGAAATCGCATGGTGCGGCCTCACCGAGACCCTGGCGGAAAAAGAGGGGCGCCCCGTCAAGGTGACCCGTTTCCCCTGGACCGCCTCCGGGCGCGCCTCCACCCTCAGCCGTTCGGACGGACTGACAAAACTGCTCACAGACCCGGACACCAACCAGATACTGGGCATGGGCATCGCCGGGTCGGGCGCGGGCGAGCTCATCGCGGAGGGCGTGCTCGCCATTGAGATGGGCGCCGTGGCCTCCGACCTGGACATGACCATCCATCCCCATCCCACGCTCAGCGAGACCGTGATGGAGTCCGCCGCCGCCCTGTTCGGCCTGAGCACGCACATTTACCGGCCCAGACGCGCGGACGCGGGCGCATGA
- the eno gene encoding phosphopyruvate hydratase — MTRITNIQAREILDSRGNPTVEVDVHLASGFTGRAAVPSGASTGENEAVELRDGDKKRYLGKGVSKAVRNVNEVIAQELMGMDALDQRLIDQTMIALDGTKNKGKLGANAILGVSMAVARAAAETLEIPLYRYLGGANAHMLPVPMMNILNGGKHADGTVDFQEFMAMPVGASSFREALRMGAEVFHALKKVLKDSGYNTAVGDEGGYAPSLKSNDEAPELILKAIKNAGYKAGKDIFIALDPAASELVNEAAAAKKKGYKFFKSDPGRIATSDEMIEIWTDWCAKYPIISLEDGLGEADWAGWKKLTDALGDKVQLVGDDLFVTNTEYLSRGIKEGVANSILVKVNQIGTLTETLDACQMAHRAGYTTVISHRSGETEDSTIADIAVAINAGQIKTGSASRSDRVAKYNQLLRIEEQLGAQASYAGWDGFFNIR; from the coding sequence ATGACAAGAATCACCAACATCCAGGCCCGCGAGATATTGGACTCCCGCGGAAATCCCACCGTCGAGGTGGACGTCCATCTCGCATCGGGCTTCACCGGGCGGGCCGCCGTGCCCTCCGGCGCCTCCACGGGCGAGAACGAGGCGGTCGAGCTGCGCGACGGCGACAAGAAGCGCTACCTCGGCAAGGGCGTCTCGAAAGCCGTAAGGAACGTCAACGAGGTCATCGCGCAGGAGCTGATGGGCATGGACGCCCTCGACCAGCGCCTCATTGACCAGACCATGATCGCCCTGGACGGCACGAAGAACAAGGGGAAACTGGGCGCGAACGCCATTCTCGGCGTCTCCATGGCCGTGGCCCGGGCCGCCGCGGAAACCCTGGAAATCCCCCTTTACCGCTACCTCGGCGGCGCGAACGCGCACATGCTGCCCGTGCCCATGATGAACATCCTGAACGGCGGCAAGCACGCCGACGGCACGGTGGACTTCCAGGAATTCATGGCGATGCCCGTGGGCGCCTCCTCGTTCCGCGAGGCCCTGCGCATGGGCGCCGAGGTCTTCCACGCCCTGAAGAAGGTCCTCAAGGACAGCGGCTACAACACCGCCGTCGGCGACGAGGGCGGCTACGCCCCCAGCCTCAAGAGCAACGACGAGGCCCCCGAGCTCATCCTGAAGGCCATCAAGAACGCCGGATACAAGGCGGGCAAGGACATTTTCATCGCCCTCGACCCCGCCGCCAGCGAGCTGGTGAACGAGGCCGCCGCGGCGAAGAAGAAGGGCTATAAATTCTTCAAGTCCGACCCGGGCCGCATCGCCACCAGCGACGAGATGATTGAAATCTGGACGGACTGGTGCGCGAAGTACCCGATCATCAGCCTCGAGGACGGCCTCGGCGAGGCCGACTGGGCGGGCTGGAAGAAGCTCACCGACGCCCTCGGCGACAAGGTGCAGCTTGTCGGCGACGACCTGTTCGTCACCAACACCGAGTACCTCTCCCGCGGGATCAAAGAGGGCGTGGCCAACAGCATCCTTGTGAAGGTCAACCAGATCGGCACCCTCACCGAGACGCTGGACGCCTGCCAGATGGCGCACCGCGCCGGGTACACCACCGTCATCTCGCACCGCAGCGGCGAGACCGAGGACTCCACCATCGCGGACATCGCCGTGGCCATCAACGCGGGCCAGATCAAGACCGGCTCCGCCTCCCGCAGCGACCGCGTCGCCAAGTACAACCAGCTTCTCCGCATCGAGGAGCAGTTGGGCGCCCAGGCCTCTTATGCGGGCTGGGACGGCTTCTTCAACATTCGTTAA
- a CDS encoding nitroreductase family protein, producing MDAFEALTTRRSVRVYDAGKPVPREMLEQLVDCGRLAASARNAQPWEFVVVTDPALRAEIAALANHGKFIADAAACVAVFCRDGDYYLEDGCAATQNILVAARALGLGTCWVAGDKKDYAPAVARVLGAPGGVKLVSLVAVGWPATVPSPAKRPLGEVLHWEKF from the coding sequence ATGGACGCATTCGAGGCGCTCACAACCCGCCGTTCCGTCCGGGTCTACGACGCCGGAAAGCCGGTCCCCCGTGAAATGCTGGAGCAGTTGGTTGACTGCGGCCGCCTTGCGGCCTCCGCCAGAAACGCCCAGCCCTGGGAGTTTGTCGTCGTCACCGATCCCGCCCTTCGGGCTGAGATTGCGGCACTGGCCAACCACGGCAAATTCATCGCCGACGCGGCCGCCTGCGTGGCCGTGTTTTGCCGCGACGGGGACTATTATCTGGAGGACGGCTGCGCCGCCACCCAGAACATCCTCGTCGCCGCGCGCGCCCTGGGTCTGGGAACCTGCTGGGTGGCCGGTGACAAAAAGGACTACGCCCCCGCCGTCGCCCGCGTGCTGGGCGCGCCCGGCGGTGTGAAGCTGGTGAGTCTTGTGGCGGTCGGCTGGCCCGCCACCGTGCCCAGCCCGGCGAAGCGCCCCCTGGGCGAGGTGCTGCACTGGGAGAAATTTTAA
- a CDS encoding lipid-A-disaccharide synthase N-terminal domain-containing protein: MGITVDINFQDMGMAVLFWQTLGMAGAVIFYGRFYIQWLVSERQGRSVMPVIFWYMSGVGSVVLLLYGVFFLKSPVGALSHCFNSVIYARNLVHIWREKGVLTRRLYWGFQGAVAVMVLAGFAMVVHVWLHKYHQQRDVPTAEAARAWFWIGVGVTGQALFAARFLVQWAVTEARKKSTVPAVFWHLSLVASLLLMSSHLQQREWLYALGLLGTLPVYVRNIYFVHTGRTAPEDS, encoded by the coding sequence TTGGGCATTACGGTGGACATCAACTTTCAAGACATGGGCATGGCGGTGCTGTTCTGGCAGACGCTGGGGATGGCGGGCGCCGTCATTTTTTACGGGCGCTTCTACATCCAATGGCTGGTGTCGGAGCGGCAGGGCCGCAGTGTGATGCCCGTCATCTTCTGGTACATGAGCGGTGTCGGCTCTGTGGTCCTGCTGCTCTATGGCGTGTTCTTCCTCAAATCCCCCGTCGGCGCCTTGAGCCACTGCTTCAACAGCGTCATCTACGCGCGCAATCTGGTCCACATCTGGCGGGAGAAGGGGGTGCTCACCCGCCGCCTGTACTGGGGGTTTCAGGGTGCTGTGGCCGTGATGGTGCTTGCGGGCTTTGCGATGGTGGTCCATGTCTGGCTGCACAAATACCACCAGCAGCGCGATGTGCCAACGGCGGAGGCCGCCCGCGCCTGGTTTTGGATTGGCGTGGGCGTGACGGGCCAGGCCCTTTTCGCCGCGCGTTTCCTGGTGCAGTGGGCGGTGACCGAGGCGCGCAAAAAAAGCACTGTGCCCGCCGTGTTTTGGCATCTGAGCCTGGTTGCCTCGCTGCTGCTCATGTCCTCCCACCTGCAGCAGCGGGAATGGCTCTACGCCCTCGGCCTGCTGGGAACCCTGCCCGTCTACGTCCGGAACATTTATTTCGTTCATACAGGCAGAACCGCCCCGGAGGATTCCTGA
- a CDS encoding NUDIX hydrolase, which translates to MTWQPPTPFAWNYCATCGGKLAPAHDGERELPWCAACNRFFYDNPVPACCVFVADGAGRLLFTRRAMEPCLGRWTLPGGFMESGETAMGCALRELAEETGLTARGARLIGSSFGGSTLYGCVLVLGLVIEGWEGVPKPGSDASELAFFARDERPDVPFHAHRELLAVYDGLNGA; encoded by the coding sequence ATGACTTGGCAGCCGCCCACACCCTTTGCCTGGAACTACTGCGCGACCTGCGGCGGGAAACTCGCCCCCGCGCACGACGGGGAGCGGGAACTGCCCTGGTGCGCGGCGTGCAACCGTTTCTTTTACGACAACCCCGTGCCCGCCTGCTGTGTGTTTGTCGCGGACGGGGCGGGCCGGCTGCTGTTCACGCGGCGGGCCATGGAACCCTGCCTGGGGCGTTGGACCCTGCCGGGCGGGTTCATGGAGTCCGGCGAGACCGCCATGGGGTGCGCCCTGCGGGAACTCGCCGAGGAGACGGGCCTCACGGCCCGCGGCGCGCGGCTGATTGGGTCCAGTTTCGGCGGTAGCACCCTGTACGGCTGCGTGCTGGTGCTGGGACTTGTCATTGAAGGGTGGGAGGGGGTTCCCAAGCCGGGAAGTGACGCCTCGGAGCTTGCCTTTTTTGCGCGTGATGAGCGGCCCGATGTGCCCTTTCACGCGCACCGCGAACTGCTGGCGGTCTACGACGGGCTGAACGGGGCCTGA
- a CDS encoding peptidylprolyl isomerase, translated as MCKRVLPALLLAASACAAVAAPMALVDGVVATVGREPILQSDLMQDAGAKVQALRGSVTSQEQFNQEVEKALREALEMAIEYQLLYREAQTAGIEVPDAEVEKRMNVIRRDYESGEAFARALEEAGTTVSAFRERVRRQIMAATVGMGRRMQFEKEAVVTESDMAQYYQDNMNEFSHPARTRVRRIFLAAGGDAEERRQARAKLEALRGELDLGADFAELAKARSEGPEAQEGGLVGWVKAGDMVPELDAALGALETGGVSGVVETEFGFHLLKVEEREEAGVTSFERARQEIEPKLRKKFGDERYKKWMSTLRQRGNVRVFM; from the coding sequence ATGTGCAAGCGTGTCCTGCCGGCCCTGCTGCTGGCCGCGTCGGCGTGTGCGGCGGTTGCGGCCCCCATGGCCCTGGTGGACGGTGTGGTGGCCACCGTGGGCCGCGAGCCCATTCTGCAGAGCGACCTCATGCAGGACGCCGGCGCGAAAGTCCAGGCCCTCCGCGGCTCCGTCACCTCACAGGAACAGTTTAACCAGGAGGTGGAGAAGGCCCTGCGCGAGGCCCTCGAAATGGCCATCGAATACCAGTTGCTCTACCGCGAGGCCCAGACTGCCGGCATCGAGGTGCCCGACGCCGAGGTCGAGAAGCGCATGAACGTCATCCGACGCGACTACGAGTCGGGCGAGGCGTTCGCCCGCGCCCTGGAGGAGGCGGGCACCACGGTCAGCGCGTTCCGCGAGCGGGTCCGCCGGCAGATCATGGCGGCCACCGTCGGCATGGGCAGGCGCATGCAGTTTGAAAAGGAGGCCGTGGTCACCGAATCCGACATGGCCCAGTATTATCAGGACAACATGAACGAGTTCTCCCATCCGGCGCGCACGCGCGTGCGGCGCATTTTCCTGGCGGCCGGCGGGGACGCCGAAGAGCGCCGCCAGGCGCGCGCGAAACTGGAGGCGCTGCGCGGCGAACTTGATTTGGGCGCCGATTTCGCCGAACTCGCCAAGGCCCGCTCCGAGGGCCCCGAGGCGCAGGAGGGAGGACTGGTCGGCTGGGTGAAGGCGGGGGACATGGTTCCCGAGCTGGACGCCGCGCTCGGCGCCCTGGAAACCGGCGGGGTGAGCGGCGTTGTCGAGACGGAATTCGGATTTCACCTGCTCAAGGTGGAGGAGCGCGAGGAGGCCGGGGTCACGTCCTTTGAGAGGGCCCGCCAGGAAATCGAGCCCAAGCTCCGAAAGAAGTTCGGCGACGAGCGGTATAAAAAGTGGATGAGCACCCTGCGCCAGCGCGGCAATGTCCGCGTGTTCATGTGA